The Pedobacter roseus genome contains a region encoding:
- a CDS encoding SusC/RagA family TonB-linked outer membrane protein: protein MRKKFTLLMVCILCGISLSMAQNITVKGLVKDKQGLPLPGVSVKVKGTNQGASTADNGGYTISAPQNSTLEFTFIGYKTIEEAVSGRTTVNVTLSDDNQQLNEVVVIGYGTTTKKDLTTAVVSLSSKDIENQPVTNPLQAIQGKAAGVQISSQSGKPGSGVSVTIRGNTSINASNSPLYVIDGVTSRDASFLNPTDIESLTILKDASAAAIYGSSGANGVILITTKKGSSDKIRATFNAFTGFSNLWQKQDVLNRDQYISLMKELGYDTNGLGNQNTDWQDLTFGTGTQNSYQASISGGVKGGQYSLSTGYQQDKGVVSPAKLDKYTIHFNGSQNITKWLKLTGNAAITQNNSVDVSDNANVARGGTILSALTTPPTIGVYAANGTYAFNPYKGGSENPVANANAAINRNRNFRFLGAFAAEIKFTQDFSFKSSISTNNNDNRYSYFLDPYSTDYGRTQKGIINSNFSTDHVWLNENILNYTKNWGKNAFTATGGMTLQESKYYKLSYNEQNFIGANGQLLDHGTSIPPQLPTASDWSKRSYLARLTYAYDSKYLFSTNFRADGSSRFGPQNKYGYFPSASVGWRISGENFLKDVKSINDLKLRASWGKVGNDEGIGDYSYLELYTPTTQGSYVFSQLPNPGLKWEETTQTNIGLDLSMFNSRVVFTADAYLKKTKDLLINQPLPNSIGFGSIASNVGDMENKGLEFVLTTKNFVKDKFTWTTDINFSLNRNKVTSLGDKVNSINFGDIYERDAAIRVVTGRPLGSFYGYVSNGVDPQTGNIVYQDLNGDKTINADDRTFIGSAQPKFTYGVNNTFTFDNFGLNFLFQGVQGNQMFNASRMELEGMNDSKNQSAVVLNRWTTPGQITDVPRAIKDNTSNTLTSSRFVEDGSYLRLKTTTLSYNFGAATLGKLKMSKVMLYASAYNLLTFTKYTGFDPEVNVNSANGPAMGIDYGTYPQSRTFLFGVNVGF from the coding sequence GTTTACATTGCTTATGGTGTGTATTCTCTGTGGTATCTCTCTGAGTATGGCACAGAATATTACCGTAAAAGGTTTGGTAAAAGACAAGCAAGGATTACCATTGCCCGGTGTATCTGTAAAGGTGAAAGGAACTAACCAGGGCGCCTCTACTGCAGATAACGGAGGATATACGATCAGCGCTCCTCAAAACTCAACTTTAGAATTTACTTTTATTGGTTATAAAACAATAGAAGAAGCGGTAAGTGGCCGTACAACTGTAAACGTTACCCTATCTGACGACAACCAACAGCTAAATGAGGTGGTGGTAATCGGTTATGGTACTACGACCAAAAAAGATTTAACAACAGCTGTAGTATCCTTATCTTCTAAAGATATCGAGAATCAACCTGTAACCAATCCCCTGCAGGCCATCCAGGGTAAAGCTGCTGGTGTGCAGATTTCTTCACAATCAGGAAAACCAGGATCGGGCGTATCAGTTACCATTCGTGGTAATACTTCGATCAATGCTTCTAACAGTCCGCTGTATGTTATTGATGGGGTAACTTCCCGCGATGCGAGTTTCTTAAACCCTACAGATATTGAAAGTTTGACGATTTTAAAAGATGCTTCAGCTGCTGCAATCTACGGATCGAGCGGTGCTAATGGTGTAATCCTGATTACCACCAAAAAAGGATCATCGGACAAAATTCGTGCAACTTTTAATGCATTTACAGGTTTTTCTAACCTCTGGCAAAAACAGGATGTGTTAAACAGAGATCAATATATCTCCCTGATGAAAGAATTGGGTTATGATACCAATGGTTTGGGTAATCAAAACACAGACTGGCAAGACCTAACATTCGGTACAGGAACGCAGAACAGCTATCAGGCATCCATTTCCGGAGGTGTTAAGGGTGGTCAATACTCCTTATCAACAGGTTATCAACAAGATAAAGGTGTGGTATCGCCAGCCAAACTGGATAAATATACTATCCACTTTAACGGTTCACAAAACATTACCAAATGGTTAAAATTAACTGGTAATGCGGCTATTACCCAAAATAACTCAGTAGATGTAAGCGATAATGCTAACGTGGCAAGAGGCGGAACCATTTTATCGGCATTAACCACGCCCCCTACCATTGGTGTTTATGCTGCTAATGGTACTTATGCCTTTAACCCTTACAAAGGTGGCTCAGAAAACCCTGTGGCCAATGCAAACGCTGCAATAAACAGGAACAGGAATTTCCGTTTCTTAGGTGCTTTTGCTGCTGAAATTAAATTCACACAGGATTTCTCTTTCAAATCGAGCATCAGTACAAACAACAACGACAACAGATATTCATACTTTTTAGATCCATATTCAACAGATTATGGAAGGACACAAAAAGGGATTATCAATTCTAATTTCAGCACCGACCATGTTTGGTTAAACGAAAACATTTTAAACTATACCAAAAACTGGGGTAAAAATGCTTTCACTGCAACAGGCGGTATGACTTTACAAGAATCTAAATATTACAAGTTAAGCTATAACGAGCAGAATTTCATTGGTGCAAATGGTCAGCTATTAGATCATGGCACTTCAATTCCTCCGCAACTGCCAACTGCATCAGATTGGTCTAAACGTTCTTATTTAGCCCGTTTAACTTACGCTTACGACAGTAAGTATTTATTCAGCACCAACTTCAGGGCTGATGGTTCATCACGTTTCGGTCCACAAAATAAATATGGTTATTTCCCTTCTGCATCAGTTGGATGGAGAATTTCCGGCGAGAATTTCCTAAAAGATGTTAAATCAATCAACGATTTAAAATTAAGGGCGAGCTGGGGTAAAGTAGGTAACGATGAAGGTATCGGAGATTATTCGTACTTAGAACTGTACACTCCAACCACACAGGGATCGTATGTATTTTCTCAATTGCCAAACCCTGGTTTGAAATGGGAAGAAACCACACAAACCAATATCGGTTTAGATTTATCGATGTTCAACAGCCGCGTGGTTTTCACTGCTGATGCTTATTTAAAGAAAACAAAAGACCTTTTAATTAACCAGCCCTTACCAAATTCAATCGGTTTTGGCAGTATCGCTTCAAACGTAGGTGATATGGAAAATAAAGGTTTAGAGTTTGTTTTAACCACCAAAAACTTTGTAAAAGATAAGTTTACCTGGACAACAGACATCAACTTCTCTTTAAACCGCAATAAAGTAACCAGCTTAGGTGATAAAGTGAATTCGATTAATTTCGGTGATATTTATGAGCGTGATGCTGCTATCAGAGTGGTTACAGGTCGTCCGTTAGGCAGTTTTTATGGTTATGTTTCAAACGGTGTAGATCCTCAAACCGGAAATATCGTTTATCAGGATTTAAATGGCGATAAAACAATTAATGCAGATGACAGAACTTTTATCGGTTCGGCACAGCCTAAATTCACTTATGGTGTTAACAACACTTTTACTTTTGACAACTTTGGCTTAAACTTCTTATTCCAGGGTGTTCAGGGCAACCAGATGTTCAATGCATCCAGAATGGAACTGGAAGGCATGAACGATTCTAAAAATCAATCGGCTGTGGTGCTAAACAGATGGACCACACCAGGACAGATCACTGATGTTCCGAGAGCAATTAAAGATAATACCAGCAACACCTTAACTTCTAGTCGTTTTGTTGAAGATGGTTCTTATCTGCGTTTAAAAACCACCACATTATCTTACAATTTTGGTGCAGCCACTTTAGGTAAACTTAAAATGAGCAAAGTAATGTTATATGCATCGGCTTACAACCTATTAACTTTTACAAAATACACAGGTTTTGATCCGGAGGTTAACGTAAACTCGGCCAACGGACCGGCAATGGGTATCGATTATGGTACTTATCCTCAGTCGAGAACTTTCTTATTTGGTGTTAACGTAGGCTTTTAA